A window of the Cyanobacteria bacterium QS_8_64_29 genome harbors these coding sequences:
- a CDS encoding cytochrome c biogenesis factor: MPGTRRWLVPLLAGIGLWSAALPASGQALLPHAAEFEPQKLRQQGLALAQQAVRLVQRDHVDLARSRAELATELAPDRFQPWFVLGRLQLADGNPAASVESLQKARELAPQKANVLFALGSAQFQQENYQAAIAALQQGLEQQPESPEALFDLGNAQLELGRYEQAIATYERALEFKAEFWPAINNIGLAEYERGNRQAAIARWQAALDIDANQAEPQLAIAVARYQQDQQDKALTLAQQALQRDARYADPAYLQKNLWGQRLLAHTRALFAEPQLQALRGRLQSPEASSSGQS; the protein is encoded by the coding sequence GTGCCGGGAACGCGTCGTTGGTTGGTGCCGCTGTTGGCTGGAATCGGGCTCTGGAGCGCCGCGCTGCCGGCTAGCGGTCAAGCACTGCTGCCGCACGCGGCCGAGTTTGAGCCCCAAAAACTGCGCCAGCAAGGGCTGGCCCTGGCGCAGCAGGCCGTGCGGTTGGTGCAACGCGATCACGTCGATCTGGCCCGATCACGGGCGGAGCTGGCAACAGAGCTGGCCCCCGATCGCTTCCAGCCCTGGTTCGTGCTGGGGCGCCTGCAGTTGGCCGATGGCAACCCAGCGGCCAGCGTCGAATCGCTACAAAAGGCGCGCGAGCTAGCGCCCCAAAAAGCCAACGTGCTGTTTGCTCTGGGCTCGGCCCAGTTCCAGCAGGAGAACTACCAAGCGGCCATCGCCGCGCTCCAGCAGGGGTTGGAGCAGCAACCGGAGTCGCCAGAGGCCTTATTCGATCTGGGCAACGCCCAACTGGAGTTGGGCCGCTACGAGCAGGCCATCGCTACCTACGAGCGTGCTCTCGAGTTCAAGGCCGAGTTTTGGCCCGCCATTAACAACATCGGCCTGGCCGAGTACGAGCGCGGCAACCGCCAGGCCGCGATCGCGCGCTGGCAGGCAGCGCTCGATATCGATGCCAACCAGGCCGAGCCGCAACTGGCCATCGCGGTGGCCCGCTACCAGCAGGACCAGCAGGACAAGGCGCTGACCCTGGCGCAGCAAGCGCTGCAGCGCGATGCGCGCTATGCCGATCCGGCCTATTTGCAAAAGAACTTGTGGGGCCAGCGCCTGCTCGCCCACACCCGAGCGCTGTTTGCCGAGCCGCAGCTGCAAGCCCTGCGCGGGCGCCTGCAATCGCCGGAGGCGAGCTCCAGCGGCCAGTCCTAA
- a CDS encoding DNA topoisomerase IV translates to MAQQPDWGNGSQVVPTGLSREMEQSYLAYAMSVIVGRALPDARDGLKPVHRRILYAMHELGLTPDRPFRKCARVVGDVLGKYHPHGDQAVYDALVRMVQDFASRYPLLAGHGNFGSVDDDPPAAMRYTETRLAPLGQQALLDEVSEATVDFVANFDNSQQEPLVLPARLPTMLLNGCAGIAVGMATNVPPHNLGELVDGLIALIDHPRLPDERLWSLIPGPDFPSGGEIVNPAGAIEAYRSGRGTITVRGIAHFERIRPSQKRRQTRTAIVVTELPFQINKAQWIAKVADLVNRGRLEGIADLRDESDRDGMRIAIELKRDADPETVLAELYRQTPLQANFGALFLALADGQPMQLSLRQLLERFLQFREQTLTRQYRHELETAQQRYHITAGLLTALEQLDRVVTALRDAPDGTTASATLQQDLELSEAQADAILAMPLRRLTGLERQKLQAEADELQERIQRLERLLADRRELLKALKQELRALKRHFGDARRTRIASAEAAPALELSAPEPAQAAGNAEPDADAIVTVTYRGRASWSPASAPSPAFEDDVAILRQRLGECRSLLAIADDGKAYGLDVRQLRQQGQSWLEQVPETADAQALVLPLLDPEPSQAPASDLVLLTQQGRIKRLALTTIAGASRQGKGAITLKSGDRLQHACLAQTGLELAVATTGGRLLRLVVGERQLPAMGRLAQGHAVTRLRAGEGLAGCCAFGAGADLLLVSRQGYAKRLPATTARLTERGSMGTPAFQFASDGDALAGMALAPARVALPTDHGRWRQLDSNKLPYSGKDGAGERAVRLRAGEAIAAVVPTAPK, encoded by the coding sequence ATGGCACAACAACCCGATTGGGGCAACGGCAGCCAAGTCGTTCCCACCGGACTCTCCCGCGAGATGGAGCAGTCCTATTTGGCCTACGCCATGAGCGTCATTGTGGGGCGAGCCCTGCCCGATGCGCGGGATGGGCTCAAACCCGTCCACCGGCGCATTCTCTACGCCATGCACGAGCTGGGCCTGACCCCTGATCGGCCCTTTCGCAAGTGCGCTCGCGTGGTGGGCGATGTCCTAGGAAAGTACCACCCGCACGGGGACCAAGCCGTCTACGACGCCTTGGTGCGGATGGTGCAAGACTTTGCCAGCCGCTACCCGCTGCTGGCGGGGCACGGCAATTTCGGTTCGGTGGATGACGATCCGCCCGCCGCCATGCGCTACACCGAGACGCGCCTGGCCCCGCTGGGACAGCAGGCGTTGCTGGATGAGGTGAGCGAGGCCACGGTTGATTTTGTCGCCAACTTCGACAATTCCCAGCAGGAACCGCTGGTCCTACCGGCGCGGCTCCCTACCATGCTGCTCAATGGCTGCGCCGGGATTGCGGTGGGCATGGCCACCAACGTGCCGCCGCACAACCTGGGCGAGTTGGTGGATGGGCTGATCGCGCTCATCGATCACCCCCGGCTGCCCGACGAGCGGCTGTGGTCCCTCATTCCGGGGCCCGACTTCCCCAGCGGCGGCGAGATCGTCAACCCTGCCGGGGCCATCGAAGCCTACCGCAGCGGGCGCGGCACCATTACCGTGCGCGGCATCGCCCACTTCGAGCGCATCCGCCCCAGCCAAAAGCGCCGCCAGACTCGGACGGCCATCGTCGTCACGGAGCTGCCGTTTCAGATCAATAAAGCCCAGTGGATCGCCAAGGTGGCCGATTTGGTCAACCGCGGCCGCCTGGAGGGGATCGCCGATCTGCGCGACGAGAGCGATCGCGACGGGATGCGCATTGCCATCGAGCTCAAGCGCGATGCCGATCCCGAAACCGTACTGGCCGAGCTCTACCGCCAGACGCCGCTACAGGCCAATTTTGGCGCCCTGTTTTTGGCCCTGGCCGACGGCCAGCCCATGCAACTATCGCTGCGCCAGCTGCTGGAGCGCTTCCTGCAGTTCCGCGAGCAGACGCTGACGCGGCAGTACCGCCACGAGCTCGAGACGGCGCAGCAGCGCTACCACATCACCGCAGGCTTGCTAACCGCGCTGGAGCAGCTCGATCGCGTCGTGACCGCTTTGCGCGATGCCCCCGACGGCACCACAGCCAGCGCCACCTTGCAGCAAGACCTCGAGCTGAGCGAGGCCCAAGCGGATGCCATCCTGGCCATGCCGCTGCGCCGCCTGACTGGGCTGGAGCGGCAAAAGCTCCAGGCCGAGGCCGACGAGCTGCAGGAACGCATCCAGCGGCTGGAGCGTTTGCTAGCCGACCGCCGCGAGTTGCTCAAAGCCCTCAAGCAGGAGCTGCGCGCCCTCAAGCGCCACTTTGGCGATGCTCGCCGCACGCGCATCGCCAGTGCCGAGGCGGCACCGGCGCTCGAGCTGAGCGCACCGGAACCCGCCCAGGCAGCAGGTAACGCGGAGCCGGATGCCGATGCCATCGTGACGGTCACCTATCGCGGGCGCGCGAGCTGGTCCCCAGCCAGTGCGCCGTCGCCCGCGTTTGAGGACGACGTTGCCATCCTGCGCCAGCGCCTGGGCGAGTGCCGTTCCCTACTTGCCATTGCCGATGACGGTAAAGCCTACGGGCTCGATGTCCGCCAGCTCAGGCAGCAAGGGCAGTCCTGGCTCGAGCAGGTGCCCGAGACCGCCGACGCGCAGGCGCTCGTGCTGCCGCTACTGGATCCCGAGCCGTCGCAAGCGCCGGCGAGCGATTTGGTCTTGCTCACCCAGCAGGGGCGGATCAAACGCCTTGCCCTCACTACAATCGCCGGCGCGAGCCGCCAAGGAAAGGGCGCGATCACGCTCAAATCCGGCGACCGGCTGCAGCATGCCTGCCTGGCCCAAACGGGCCTAGAGTTGGCCGTTGCCACCACCGGCGGGCGCCTGCTGCGCTTGGTCGTGGGCGAGCGGCAACTGCCGGCCATGGGCCGGCTGGCGCAGGGGCATGCCGTCACGCGACTGCGTGCGGGGGAGGGCTTGGCCGGTTGCTGCGCCTTTGGCGCTGGGGCCGACCTGTTGCTGGTCTCCCGGCAGGGCTATGCCAAGCGCCTGCCCGCCACCACCGCCCGCCTCACCGAGCGCGGCAGCATGGGCACGCCCGCGTTTCAGTTCGCCAGCGATGGGGATGCGCTGGCCGGCATGGCGCTGGCCCCGGCGCGCGTGGCGCTGCCTACCGATCACGGGCGCTGGCGGCAGCTGGATAGCAACAAACTTCCCTACAGCGGCAAGGACGGGGCCGGCGAGCGCGCCGTTCGCCTGCGCGCTGGGGAAGCGATCGCGGCGGTGGTCCCCACTGCCCCCAAGTGA